The following proteins come from a genomic window of Varunaivibrio sulfuroxidans:
- a CDS encoding ribulose-bisphosphate carboxylase — protein MDQSARYADLSLKEDDLLKEGKHVLVAYEMMPKSGYGYLEAAAHFSAESSTGTNVEVSTTDDFTKGVDALVYEIDEAKHIMKIAYPVELFDRNITDGRAMIVSFLTLAIGNNQGMGDIAHAKMLDFYVPPKFLQLFDGPAKDISDMWRILGRPIKDGGYIAGTIIKPKLGLRPEPFAEAAYQFWLGGDFIKNDEPQGNQLFAPMKKVMPLVADAMRRAQDETGEAKLFSANITADDHYEMLARAEYVLETFAENASHVAFLVDGYVGGPGMVTTARRCFPNQYLHYHRAGHGAVTSPSAKRGYTAFVLAKMSRLQGASGIHVGTMGYGKMEGAADDRNIAYMIERDSADGPFYHQEWYGMKPTTPIISGGMNALRLPGFFENLGHGNVINTAGGGSYGHIDSPAAGAVSLRQAYECWKEGADPIEWAKEHKEFARAFESFPGDADSIFPGWRDKLGVHK, from the coding sequence ATGGACCAATCCGCACGGTATGCCGATTTATCGTTGAAAGAGGACGATTTGCTTAAAGAAGGCAAACACGTCCTGGTCGCTTATGAGATGATGCCCAAGTCAGGGTACGGATATTTGGAGGCGGCCGCCCATTTTTCCGCGGAATCGTCAACCGGCACCAACGTCGAGGTTTCCACCACCGACGATTTCACCAAGGGCGTGGACGCCCTAGTCTACGAAATCGACGAAGCCAAGCACATCATGAAGATCGCCTATCCGGTGGAATTGTTCGACCGTAACATCACCGACGGGCGTGCGATGATCGTCTCGTTCTTGACGTTGGCGATCGGTAACAATCAGGGCATGGGGGATATCGCCCATGCCAAAATGCTTGATTTTTATGTGCCGCCTAAGTTTCTGCAACTTTTCGACGGTCCTGCAAAGGACATCTCGGACATGTGGCGCATCCTCGGACGTCCGATCAAGGACGGCGGGTATATCGCCGGCACCATCATCAAGCCGAAATTGGGCCTGCGCCCCGAACCGTTCGCCGAGGCGGCCTATCAGTTCTGGCTGGGCGGCGATTTTATCAAAAACGACGAACCCCAGGGCAACCAACTTTTCGCGCCGATGAAAAAGGTGATGCCCCTGGTCGCCGACGCCATGCGCCGCGCCCAGGACGAAACCGGCGAGGCCAAGCTGTTTTCCGCGAACATCACCGCCGACGATCATTATGAAATGCTCGCCCGCGCCGAGTATGTTTTGGAAACCTTCGCCGAAAACGCCTCGCACGTGGCCTTCCTGGTCGATGGCTATGTCGGTGGGCCGGGCATGGTGACGACGGCGCGTCGTTGCTTCCCCAATCAGTATCTGCATTACCACCGCGCCGGTCACGGCGCCGTGACGTCGCCTTCGGCCAAGCGCGGCTATACCGCCTTCGTGCTCGCCAAGATGTCGCGCCTGCAAGGGGCGTCGGGGATCCATGTCGGCACCATGGGCTACGGCAAGATGGAAGGTGCGGCGGATGACCGCAACATCGCCTACATGATCGAACGCGATAGCGCCGACGGTCCGTTCTATCACCAGGAATGGTACGGCATGAAGCCGACCACGCCGATTATTTCCGGCGGCATGAACGCCCTGCGTCTGCCTGGATTCTTCGAAAACCTGGGCCACGGAAACGTGATCAACACGGCCGGCGGCGGGTCATACGGTCACATCGACAGCCCGGCGGCGGGCGCCGTCTCGTTGCGCCAGGCCTACGAATGCTGGAAAGAGGGGGCCGATCCCATTGAATGGGCGAAGGAGCACAAGGAATTCGCCCGCGCCTTCGAAAGCTTTCCCGGCGATGCCGATAGCATTTTCCCGGGATGGCGTGACAAATTGGGCGTGCATAAATAA
- a CDS encoding nitric oxide reductase activation protein NorD has product MTLSAGELEELRRELSCGFEQLDGVFPECMENAVVRLSPAGVKTYLEGASLICMIGRGFEPVLTYLEKMPELAERLGEETLSLVSQSVWKMSRTPNGQAIPPFLQCLPEAARRLGTAERLGTFIDIVFDIMARTTRSIHGFHATIPSPGLVDFLDHTPYLLSQLSLDGVQNWVAYGLRYYLDHPDRQRDYFSLQSADSRAVLQRERHGTLYGDVERALGLYLRALWRRDDFLIPYSTGFDELRKPTPYFDHLGIRLPDVYDDLGEIAGIDRYRALLAHIAAHRRWTRAIVADNFSPFQRLAIETFEDLRVETLAIRLYPGLGNLWRALHPKPIEGDCDPDAMSCIRHRLAMFSYAVLDPDHPYGDPNILSFVERFHAEMEHGESSTKAMADLAVTFITKTRGAADLSANIYFKDTEIDYRDDNRHMWTFIEMGDEEEMFDQPDKTQVEDEEQQNALPPRYYPEWDYHTQSYRPDWASLYESLHPSADPARIDDLLVKHAALAKQLKKLMDLLKPQRYVRIRFQEDGSELDLDVALRSLLDFKSGCTPDPRITMSHRHDGRDIAVLLLLDLSESLDHVPPGGSQSILELSQEAVALLAWAIDGLGDTFAIAGFSSNTRHEVRYQHIKGYGEKWDDTVKARLAAMAAGYSTRMGAALRHGGHYLSARKADKKLMLVLTDGEPSDIDVKEDRLLIEDTRKAVQELDRDGIYTYCINLDPDADNYVRDIFANRYTVIDRVERLPERLPQLFMALTK; this is encoded by the coding sequence ATGACGCTGAGCGCGGGCGAACTTGAGGAATTAAGGCGAGAGCTCAGCTGCGGCTTCGAGCAGCTTGACGGCGTTTTCCCCGAGTGCATGGAAAATGCGGTCGTGCGCTTGAGTCCGGCGGGCGTGAAGACGTATCTTGAGGGCGCTTCCTTGATCTGCATGATCGGGCGCGGGTTCGAGCCGGTGCTGACGTACCTGGAGAAAATGCCCGAACTCGCCGAACGTCTGGGCGAGGAAACGCTCTCTTTGGTATCGCAAAGCGTCTGGAAAATGTCGCGCACCCCCAACGGCCAGGCAATACCGCCGTTCCTGCAATGCCTTCCCGAGGCCGCTCGCCGTTTGGGCACGGCGGAACGCCTGGGGACGTTTATCGATATCGTCTTCGACATCATGGCGCGCACGACGCGCTCCATCCATGGCTTTCACGCCACCATTCCCAGCCCCGGTTTGGTCGATTTTCTCGATCATACGCCCTATCTTCTCAGTCAACTGTCCCTGGACGGGGTGCAAAACTGGGTGGCGTACGGGCTGCGCTATTACCTCGATCATCCCGATCGCCAACGCGATTATTTTTCCTTGCAATCGGCCGACAGCAGGGCGGTGTTGCAACGCGAACGTCATGGCACTCTGTATGGCGACGTCGAACGCGCCTTGGGCCTCTACCTGCGTGCGCTGTGGCGGCGCGATGATTTTTTGATCCCGTATTCCACCGGATTTGACGAATTGCGCAAGCCGACGCCGTATTTCGACCACCTCGGCATACGCCTACCCGACGTCTACGACGACCTGGGAGAGATCGCCGGAATTGACCGCTATCGGGCGCTGCTGGCCCATATCGCGGCCCACCGTCGGTGGACGCGGGCGATTGTCGCCGATAATTTCAGTCCTTTTCAGCGCTTGGCGATCGAGACTTTCGAGGATCTGCGCGTGGAAACCTTGGCGATACGTCTTTATCCCGGACTTGGAAATTTATGGCGCGCGCTCCACCCCAAACCGATCGAGGGGGATTGCGATCCCGATGCGATGTCATGCATTCGCCATCGGTTGGCGATGTTTTCCTATGCCGTTTTGGATCCGGATCACCCTTATGGCGACCCGAATATTTTGTCTTTCGTCGAACGCTTTCACGCTGAAATGGAGCACGGTGAAAGCTCGACGAAAGCCATGGCCGATCTCGCGGTGACGTTTATCACAAAAACACGAGGCGCCGCCGATCTGTCGGCCAACATTTACTTTAAGGATACCGAAATCGACTACCGAGACGATAACAGGCATATGTGGACCTTCATCGAGATGGGCGATGAAGAAGAGATGTTCGATCAGCCTGATAAGACCCAGGTCGAAGACGAAGAACAACAGAACGCCTTGCCGCCGCGTTATTACCCTGAATGGGATTATCACACCCAAAGCTATCGTCCCGATTGGGCCAGCTTGTACGAAAGCCTCCATCCCAGTGCCGACCCGGCGCGTATAGATGATCTGCTTGTTAAGCACGCCGCTTTGGCGAAGCAATTAAAGAAATTGATGGACCTGCTAAAGCCTCAGCGCTACGTCCGAATTCGTTTTCAGGAGGACGGCAGTGAACTCGACCTGGATGTGGCGTTGCGCTCTCTGCTCGATTTTAAAAGTGGGTGCACGCCCGACCCGCGCATTACGATGAGCCATCGTCACGACGGTCGGGATATCGCGGTTTTGCTTCTTCTCGATCTGTCCGAATCGCTCGACCATGTGCCGCCGGGGGGGAGCCAGAGTATTCTCGAATTGAGCCAAGAGGCCGTGGCGCTGTTGGCTTGGGCGATCGACGGTTTGGGCGATACCTTCGCCATCGCGGGATTTTCCTCAAATACGCGCCATGAGGTGCGCTATCAGCATATCAAGGGCTACGGGGAAAAGTGGGACGACACGGTGAAGGCGCGCTTGGCGGCGATGGCGGCCGGGTACTCGACTCGGATGGGTGCGGCCTTGCGTCACGGTGGGCACTATTTGTCGGCCCGCAAAGCCGACAAAAAGCTGATGCTGGTCCTTACCGATGGCGAGCCGTCCGATATTGACGTGAAGGAAGACCGCCTGCTCATCGAAGACACCCGAAAGGCGGTTCAAGAATTAGACCGTGACGGTATTTATACGTACTGTATCAATCTCGACCCCGATGCGGATAATTACGTTCGCGATATTTTCGCCAACCGCTACACGGTTATCGACCGTGTCGAGCGCTTGCCAGAAAGGTTGCCGCAACTTTTCATGGCGCTAACGAAATAG
- a CDS encoding CbbQ/NirQ/NorQ/GpvN family protein — translation MSTDVEQFKIHDEPFYRPQRGEIDLYRAAYQERLPVMIKGPTGCGKSRFVEYMAWSLGRPLITVACNEDMTASDLVGRYLLDANGTRWVDGPLTTAARIGAICYLDEIVEARQDTTVVIHPLTDHRRALPLDKKGELVKAHPDFQLVISYNPGYQSLMKDLKQSTKQRFCGLDFDYPEKDLEIAVVAKEGGCDEAVAAKLVHIGEIARNLKGHGLDEGISTRLLIYAARLIAQDIAPDAACRMALVAPISDDADIRATLYHAIETVFA, via the coding sequence ATGAGCACCGATGTCGAACAATTCAAGATTCACGACGAACCCTTCTATCGTCCGCAGCGCGGTGAAATTGATCTTTATCGCGCGGCGTACCAGGAACGCCTTCCGGTGATGATCAAGGGGCCAACCGGATGCGGCAAGTCGCGTTTCGTCGAATATATGGCGTGGTCCCTGGGTCGCCCCTTGATCACGGTGGCGTGCAACGAGGATATGACCGCCTCCGATCTTGTCGGACGCTACCTTCTCGACGCCAACGGCACCCGCTGGGTCGATGGGCCATTGACCACGGCGGCGCGGATTGGCGCGATTTGCTATCTGGACGAAATCGTCGAGGCGCGCCAAGACACGACCGTGGTCATTCACCCGCTGACCGACCATCGCCGCGCGCTTCCGCTGGACAAGAAAGGGGAACTGGTTAAGGCGCACCCGGATTTTCAGTTGGTGATTTCGTACAATCCCGGATACCAGAGCCTGATGAAGGACCTGAAGCAATCGACAAAGCAGCGCTTCTGCGGACTTGACTTCGATTACCCGGAAAAGGATTTGGAAATTGCCGTGGTCGCCAAGGAAGGCGGTTGCGACGAGGCCGTGGCCGCCAAGTTGGTTCATATCGGCGAGATTGCCCGCAATTTGAAGGGGCACGGATTGGATGAGGGTATCTCGACCCGCTTGTTGATTTACGCCGCGCGCCTGATCGCCCAAGACATTGCCCCGGACGCGGCCTGTCGCATGGCCCTGGTGGCGCCGATTAGCGATGATGCCGATATTCGCGCCACGCTTTATCACGCCATCGAAACCGTGTTTGCTTGA